A genomic region of Arachis hypogaea cultivar Tifrunner chromosome 5, arahy.Tifrunner.gnm2.J5K5, whole genome shotgun sequence contains the following coding sequences:
- the LOC112801820 gene encoding disease resistance protein RPV1-like: MATQQASNSCSFPSLTERDREWEFDVFINFRGPETRYGFTGYLHKAFCEKGIRTFMDAENLISGNKILETFDRAIESSRIGIIVFSAHYADTDFLLRELVKLLECSRRKGQFILPIFYYMDPGDVRHQRGSYEKAMAVHEERFKDEVPIWRAALRDAANLCGLHFKGDEFEYEFIERTSKQVLAILKEDTLPVVADYPVRAESQVKSFSNPRQYQHHVFLNFRGCDTRYRFTGSLYKALQDKKIHTFMDDVGLHRGNDISRTLIQAIKGSRIAIIVFSENYADSSYCLDELVKILECHESDGQFVLPVFYDIYHDHVRYHTGSYGKAMAKHEEKFKDDLSKVEKWKQALFQAANFTGFVFEGKQYEHEFIGKIVEVVSREIKRVALPVADYLTGLESQVSVVKSLLFSDGYDGVQVVGIHGNAGSGKTKVAHAIYHLISNGFESICFLENVRENSYKHGLVYLQNMLLSNVFERKNLKATSFEQGISTIKHWLQQKKFLLILDDVDKPEQLQALAGKPDWFGLGTRVIVTTRDKCLLESHGIKRIYEMENSNSESNINASPGKDNREQLGEKSTSGDQVNGSLEPLVSEDISLERSKQASLIQAESNTEVIGCNENQADICHTHFPERIDNGKKEVPNGNKEVDMAEKCFSAQLESLEEKKRELEEEIRAIKAEIAGFQRRDTVAKEKKRSV, translated from the exons ATGGCTACTCAGCAAGCTTCCAACTCTTGTTCTTTTCCTTCCTTAACGGAGAGGGACAGGGAGTGGGAATTCGATGTGTTCATCAACTTCAGAGGCCCTGAAACCCGCTACGGTTTCACTGGCTATCTCCACAAAGCTTTTTGTGAAAAGGGAATCCGCACCTTCATGGATGCTGAGAATCTTATTAGTGGGAATAAGATCCTGGAAACATTTGATCGGGCAATTGAAAGCTCTAGGATTGGCATCATTGTGTTCTCGGCGCATTATGCTGACACCGATTTCTTGTTGAGGGAACTTGTGAAGCTATTGGAGTGCTCTCGACGTAAAGGCCAGTTTATTTTGCCGATTTTCTATTACATGGATCCCGGAGACGTGCGGCATCAGAGAGGTAGCTATGAGAAAGCAATGGCGGTGCATGAGGAGCGGTTCAAGGATGAAGTGCCAATATGGAGAGCCGCTCTGCGAGACGCAGCCAACTTATGCGGCTTACATTTCAAAGG ggatgaatttgaaTACGAATTTATTGAGAGGACTAGTAAACAGGTGTTGGCAATTCTTAAAGAGGACACGCTACCTGTTGTTGCTGATTATCCAGTCAGAGCAGAGTCCCAGGTGAAATCGTTTTCAAACCCAAGGCAATACCAACACCATGTGTTCCTCAACTTCAGAGGATGTGATACTCGCTATCGTTTCACTGGCAGTCTTTACAAAGCTCTCCAGGACAAGAAAATCCACACCTTCATGGATGATGTAGGTCTGCACAGAGGGAATGATATATCAAGAACACTTATTCAGGCAATTAAAGGCTCCAGGATTGCCATCATTGTGTTCTCCGAGAACTATGCTGATTCTTCTTACTGCTTAGATGAACTTGTCAAGATCTTGGAGTGCCATGAGTCTGATGGTCAGTTCGTATTGCCAGTTTTCTATGATATTTATCACGATCACGTGCGATATCACACAGGAAGTTATGGGAAAGCGATGGCTAAACATGAGGAGAAGTTCAAGGACGACTTATCCAAAGTCGAAAAATGGAAACAGGCTTTGTTTCAAGCAGCTAATTTTACTGGCTTTGTTTTCGAGGG GAAACAATATGAACACGAGTTTATTGGAAAGATCGTTGAAGTGGTGTCAAGGGAGATTAAACGTGTTGCTTTGCCTGTTGCTGACTATCTGACTGGACTAGAGTCTCAAGTTTCAGTAGTAAAGTCGCTTCTATTTTCTGATGGCTATGATGGAGTCCAAGTGGTAGGGATTCATGGAAATGCTGGATCAGGCAAAACAAAAGTAGCTCATGCAATTTATCATTTGATTTCTAACGGTTTTGAAAGTATATGTTTTCTTGAAAATGTGAGAGAAAATTCATATAAGCATGGTTTAGTGTATCTTCAAAATATGCTTCTTTCTAATGTATTCGAAAGGAAGAATCTCAAAGCAACAAGTTTTGAACAAGGAATTTCAACAATAAAGCACTGGCTCCAACAAAAGAAGTTCCTTTTGATTCTAGATGATGTTGACAAACCAGAGCAATTACAAGCTCTTGCTGGAAAACCTGATTGGTTTGGCCTTGGAACAAGAGTCATTGTTACAACACGGGACAAATGTTTACTAGAGAGCCATGGGATTAAAAGAATATATGAGATGGAGAATTCAAATTCG GAGTCAAATATCAATGCATCCCCTGGAAAGGACAACAGAGAACAACTGGGTGAAAAAAGCACTTCCGGTGATCAAGTCAATGGTTCGCTAGAGCCTCTAGTTTCTGAAGATATTAGTCTTGAAAGGAGCAAACAGGCTTCTCTTATTCAAGCGGAATCAAATACAGAAGTCATAGGATGTAATGAAAATCAAGCAGACATTTGTCATACTCATTTCCCAGAAAGAATTGATAATGGTAAAAAAGAAGTGCCAAATGGAAACAAGGAAGTCGATATGGCTGAGAAGTGTTTCTCCGCTCAGTTAGAATCTTTggaggaaaagaaaagagaacttGAAGAGGAAATTCGCGCAATAAAAGCTGAGATTGCAGGTTTTCAGCGCAGAGACACAGTtgctaaagagaaaaagagaagtgTTTGA
- the LOC112801823 gene encoding uncharacterized protein, whose product MGLQPSHSSSSSSWHWEYDVFLNFRGPDTRYGFTGYLYKALCDKGIHAFMDFDDIHRGNEISASLMKAIEASRIAILVFSKNYAESSYCLNELVKIMECSQRHGQFVLPVFYGVDPSVVRHQKGIYEEALAKTGRTFEHAMDRVQRWRTAMADAANLSGLHFKGDGYGYEFVEKIVEQVSRLIKRVDDYPIELESQEQASYSSLAPSLSNGWKYDVFLSFRGTDTRFGFTGNLYNVLCGKGIHTFMDDESLHRGNEISRTLDKAIEGSKIAILVFSKNYAYSSYCLDELVKIMKCSQSNSQCVLPVFYNVDPPHVRHQRGSYEEALAKHEERFKNDVDRLRDWRAALHQAANLTGFHFKGNEYEHEFIGKIVRVVSRNIRNIASPVVGIHENGGTEAESLLQDNQRNTSKVKAETEANVENFMEVDVFEKSVCVQLESLKRKKRELEGEICAINDQITEFQRKTVAKRKKAFDSGKNAKLKSIVT is encoded by the exons ATGGGTCTGCAACCATcccactcttcttcttcctcttcctggcATTGGGAATACGATGTGTTCCTCAACTTCAGAGGCCCTGACACTCGCTACGGTTTCACAGGCTATCTctacaaagctctctgtgacaaGGGAATTCATGCCTTCATGGATTTTGACGATATTCACAGAGGGAATGAAATCTCCGCATCACTTATGAAGGCAATTGAAGCGTCCAGGATTGCGATTCTTGTGTTCTCTAAGAACTATGCTGAATCTTCTTATTGCCTAAACGAACTAGTGAAGATCATGGAGTGCTCTCAGCGTCATGGCCAGTTTGTTTTGCCAGTGTTTTACGGCGTCGATCCTAGCGTCGTGCGGCATCAGAAAGGTATTTATGAGGAGGCACTGGCTAAGACTGGAAGGACGTTTGAGCATGCCATGGACAGAGTGCAAAGATGGAGGACTGCCATGGCTGACGCAGCTAACTTGTCTGGCTTGCATTTTAAAGG GGATGGATACGGATATGAGTTTGTTGAGAAAATTGTTGAACAAGTGTCAAGGCTGATTAAACGTGTTGATGATTATCCAATTGAACTGGAGTCCCAAGAACAAGCTTCCTACTCGTCTTTGGCTCCTTCCTTGAGCAATGGATGGAAATACGATGTGTTCCTCAGCTTCAGAGGCACTGATACTCGATTTGGTTTCACTGGCAATCTCTACAATGTTCTTTGTGGCAAGGGAATCCACACCTTCATGGATGATGAGTCTCTTCATAGAGGGAATGAAATCTCAAGAACACTTGACAAGGCAATTGAAGGGTCCAAGATTGCTATACTTGTGTTCTCGAAGAACTATGCTTATTCTTCTTATTGCTTAGATGAACTTGTTAAGATCATGAAGTGCTCTCAATCTAATTCCCAGTGTGTTTTGCCGGTTTTTTATAACGTGGATCCTCCTCACGTTCGACATCAGCGTGGTAGTTATGAGGAAGCACTGGCTAAGCATGAGGAGAGGTTCAAGAATGATGTAGACAGACTGCGAGATTGGAGGGCTGCTCTGCATCAGGCAGCTAACTTAACAGGCTTCCATTTCAAAGG GAATGAGTATGAACATGAGTTTATTGGAAAGATCGTTCGAGTGGTGTCGCGGAATATTAGAAATATTGCTTCTCCTGTGGTAGGAATCCATGAAAATGGTGGTACAG AAGCAGAGTCTCTTCTCCAAGACAACCAACGCAACACTTCAAAAGTCAAAGCAGAAACTGAAGCTAATGTTGAAAACTTCATGGAAGTCGATGTGTTTGAGAAGTCCGTATGTGTTCAGTTGGAATCGTTGAAGCGAAAGAAGCGAGAACTTGAAGGGGAAATCTGTGCCATTAATGACCAGATAACAGAATTCCAAAGAAAGACAGTTGCAAAGAGAAAAAAAGCGTTTGACAGTGGAAAAAATGCCAAGTTGAAAAGCATAGTTACATGA